The nucleotide sequence GCATTGACCTCCCTTCAGCCAGCCCTCCCAAAACTTACTGCTGTGCCAGGATTTCCTGCAGCAAACACATACCCATGTTCCCGTTCTCCATGTTCCTGATGTCTGGACGTAGCCGGCAGTCCGTGGGAGCCAGGATGGCTTCCATGCCCTTCTCCAGCTCATTGAGGCTCACAGCAAAACTGGTGAAATTGTacatctgaaaagcaaattgaaGAGAACACACAAGTTATTCCAGTAAAGCAGTGCTGGGTTCCTTACAATGAATGGATACAACAAAACCTCCAAGAGAAATTGCTGAGTCAAACCTCTACTGGCTGCCCTGAAGGCAAGGTTAGGTTCATACAACACCAGCTGGATTTTTTGTTGGAGAGGAAGAACAAGAAAGGGCAGATGGGGATAGAAAtcacagctttcatttttttaatcctcaCAAGCAAAGACTGCTTAAGACAGATTTCCTATGATATTGATATTTAACATCATGATTTttaggaaaaagcaaaacaaaataaaaccacccaCACCTAAAAGACCAAAACGTCTTGTTGAAAGTATGGAAATTAATATCCTGCTGCCCAGCTACTGTACCCTGTAGCAGCTTGTCTTGgaacagcagagccagcagaaggGACTGTGTATCCACATTTCAGCCACTCTCAGTGCAAAGATCTCCCAGACAGGTTAAGCTGAGTCCTCAGATTCCCAGCTGCACTCTGAGCACacattccctgtgccagctcaggcacagcagggctgctttcaGCACAGGACCAAAGCACAGCTTGCTGGAGAATTTCAGTGCAGCAAGAACTGCCGGagcctgctcctctgccaagGAGTAACACTGCAACAAATTCCCTGGACCATTCCTCATGTTCTCCTGGCTAAGTCACCAGCAAGTGCAAAGCAGGGGCAGATTGAAACAGATACCTGTGATGAGTTTGGTGGCCTAGAGTTTATTCTCCAAAGCAATTTACTGCCTGGTATGAACTGCACTGTGTCTTGAACCTCTGGCATATCATCAGCCTCATcattttcagatttaatatCTTCTTCATTCTGAAACAGAGATAACATTTGGCAGAGGAGCAAAGGAACACTGGATGGTTTCAACTCAGGTTCTGCAGTGACTGTTGAAGAATCTGTTCACATTTGAGATACTGAACACTCCTGTACTTCTGCCTCACCCctcctgtttgcttttcctcagtCTGTATACAGCCCCTCTCATTTTTATTGTCTTGCTCCTGATATCCCTGAATAGTCTCCCAACACTTAAAACTCgaaaatctgtttaaaaaatcagtaatagtaataatagtaaatGAATGTctttcagaagtgttttctcCAGCTTCCTTTCTATCTATGCCGTAGCTTAATTTCACCTCACATGACCATTATTTCTACAGGTGCAAATGAGCCAAGACTGAAATTTCAACCAGTTCCCAAGTTAGTTCTTGAGTCATAAATAGGACACACCTGGTTTTGGATATTGCTCCACCATTTGCAAAACATTCATATGTGTGGTTAAAAAAAGACAGTCCCTCATTTCAGTGTGATCCAGACTCCAATCACAATTATCACTGCCAGGTTTCTCACTGTGTCCTTAAGTTTATGAATACAGTGACTTTCCTCCAAAGTTCCTTTGTTaccagctgcactgctgtgctgcacatgTAAAACTCCAATGGTTCAGGGGGCTGCTCTCAGAGTCTGAGACAATCTGactgctgcaggacacagacAGCAGCATTGTGGAATTTCAGAGGATTTCACCATGAGAACCCATTTAAAACTACAACAACCAGAAGGGAAGATTGAGGCAATAACATCCTGGAGTGACAGtaacagaaaatggaaagggGGTGGGAGTGAGGAAAACTTTCTGCCCTCTTTGACATGGCTCATTTGTTTCAATCAAAAATACCCTACTAGGTTAAACAGAGCTTGTTTTATACACCAGAAAACAGCTCCATATGGTTAAGAGTCTAATTTCAATCATTTGGTTTGAgtattcattatttaaaaagacagtTCTAGGCTACTTTCCATGTCAACATCTGGTTTACTGTTAGACAGTTCCCCATCTAAAAATAATCGcaacaggaaggaaggaaggaaagaaagagctGATTTTCTTAAGATGAACAGAaccttattatttttttaaaagagtcaAAATATAAGCCTGTACCATGATGGAATCCAGAGCCAAAAGCAAGGCCTGTTGTTGCTCTAGATTCTTCTGATGTGAATACTTTTAAAGTTTGAGCCTTTTAACATCAGGAGTGTTTAGCTTCTGtttaacttttcattttcagtgagTAACTGTTGATATAAGGAAACCCAAAGTCCTCTCCTGCACCATAcaacatttcccattttccatgtGACACTGAGGTATTGGCAGCAACTTCCCTGACACTGCTTACATATGAAGTAAAAACCCTGTATGTTTCCAGACCTCTTTTTTGTAAAGACTTTCTACATCCTAAGTTCTGAAAATCTGCATCACCAAAAAGCATATCTGACTTAAACAAAATTGTTATTGTTTTTACTGCCCAAATCCTACTATTTTTACTGCTGGAGTTGGCAGCAGAGCCACTTTCCTCATTCAAGGACTAGACAACATCAGCTTGGGGGTTGATATTTGATGATTTCTCTGACCAATCTCCAGCAGACATCATTCCTAGGAGCTCCCTtccatgccagcagctcacaccaCAGCTGGCAAAGCTCGAAGTGCCAAGAGCCTTCTCACTGCCCTGTCCAATGAAATGACACCTTTTATCCTCCATTCACCTAAATAAGatgttttgatttcattttggACATTTCAGAAtcttttttccctaaagaatCCTTCACCTTACCGACTTCTTCTTCAGCTCACTGCCTCTCTTCTCACTCTTTTTGTAGGTTTCATACGTGGTGGGATCAGTGCACCACAAACATTCTGTCCACTTGCCATAGATCACACACAGcttcttcctgctgcacagaaagcaaaggacACTGAGCTCTTCCTTCTGAGTGAGCCTGCTAAGCCAAGCCTTGCAGATTCTGATCCACATTAAATACTCAGCTTCCTACTTTGCTGCATTTTATGTTTCTATTTgcagatttcacagaatcacagaatgggtgaTTCTTAGAAAACACAGATGTTTGATAGGCAAAGAAAAGGTTTCAGCTCATTCCAGCCCTCCAGAACAGATCCTCATGACAGTCACATGCTTTTGCCACTGTTAAATGAATGTGGGTACATCAAAGCCAATTATAATACAGAGACTCAAGAGTCATAAAACAGGTCTGGGttaattaaaaacttttaaCAACCACATTCTCattattttaaactgaagaCTGGAATTATGACTGTACAGTAGTAAATCAGTTGCAGCTcctcttcattttccctttatttccaAAACCTGGACTAGAGAGTTTTTCTAATAATGCTTAAAAATTATCATCCTGGAATCAGGGGGTTTAATAGTgacacagagaacaaaaatgGGTTACAAACTACATTGCTAGCAAAAGAAATGCCCCAGTGTTAAAAACAGAGAGACCAAGAGGCTTTTCTCACTTACTGCTTGTCCTGGATGTATCCTTCTACTCTGTGAAGCTCTTTCCCAAACAGTCCACATGGTTTAAAATTAAGAACACATTTATCTCCAGTACTGTGGAGGAAATAAGTACATGCTTAGAGAAGCAAGCCCCTAAATAcatcagaaaatttatttttccttatttagctTTTTTAATATAGTTACAGTTAGCTGGTGGTTACAGTTAGCTTGCATTtgtcaggagaagaaaaaaaacaaccccacaaaaagacaaaaaaaccccacaagacTTTGGAGTTACAAAACAAAGCTTCCTGTGTGTCtgacaaaaatcaaaatctgcTCTGTAACACAAATGATCACAACAATCCCTACAGCCCCTGGATTCATGATCAGCATTACCTGTGATTTATAATTTCTACCACTCCATACTGTTCTAACCACAGTTTACCAATAATTACATTATGTACACAACAGGTTGGATTTGTCCATGTGTAAGCTTCATTGTGCCTGTCAAGgaaataagagaaagaaatcattTTCTTGAGCTTGAGATGGAAGCCTGCTTTCAATTCTGCTCATGGCAAGGCAAAATATTTAGCACTCTTCTAAACAGCCAGCACTCAGcttcaaaacagaagaaaaacagatttttctttacaaGCCAACCATGTGCTGTAACCAAGCATTAGTGCAAGTTAATGAAGTGATATTGCCCTTATTCTTCTCCCTTCTCACATGAGTTTTTCAgttgctgtgctttggattACAAATTTCAGCCCAACATAAAGAGCAGTCCAGGAATTCAACTTTTTGATTTGAATTTTGAAGTTTTAAGTGATAAAACATAATATTTGCAGGAGAACCAGATTAACAAACTAATGCCTAACAGTGTCTTCTATTcaactgctgcagcacaaacatGCCACAAGTTTTCTTATCTGTATTTGAtgcctgttccagtgccacTGAAGGGGATTTTGGAGGTGTGAGtgggttttgcttctttttattttgttaacaCCACTGGGACACAACAGCACTATTGCAAGCTCCACaaacatgacattttaaaattcagttcaCAACTCAATTCTATCCTTTCCCCAAAGATttactgagaaggaaaaatcctagAATTGATTTTCCACTGGgctttatttttggtttgttgttttgtgaaAAGCTTTAAAGGTGAGTCTACAGATTCTAAATCCTTAAAAGACATTATTCCACAATTGATCCAAAAGTTAAACAACAGGATTCCTATTGTCACTAGCAGAGTCAAAGTCATCCATTCCCACTCATCTTTCCACTCTGGTAAGGGAAATACTGAAGTTACCTGGTAGGCAATCAATCCATTTTAGAAAAGTTTGTAAactctgttttaaaagaaaatagagaaaaagcaGTGTCCTCTGTAAAAAGTGCCTTGTACTTCTACTTCCAGGGAGTATGGAGGTACACTCCCATGTCATGTTTCCAACCCATCTGTcattttccagagaaataaCAGATCACTGAAGTCTCACTATTTCCCACAGCTCCTTTTCTTCAAGGAGTCTTCAGAACAATGACTACTCTTCAGCTGGGGGAAAGAATACCAGAATCCCTCCAATTCATCCCCCAGCCTTTAAACACAGTTTTATTCCTGAACTATTCTGACACCACAAACTTTACAGCAtaaaccaaaacacaacacaaGGCACTTATGGTCAGGGCTGATGAATTGAAGCACTTTTTGTGCTGGAGGAGTGAGAGAAAAGTGTCTTCtaatgctttgaaaaatagTCATGGTTAATATAAAGGCACAATTTAATACTGACTCACAGCTTTGCTTCCCAAACAGCTCCTTGTTCACTCAGGCCCTGAGCAGTTCTCAGACTCCTCAAAGCAACAGAATGCTCTGAATCACAACACTGAGAGGCTCAAAATTTGATTTCAACTTCTGCTGCTAACTTGAAGTAATTATTTCATGTAAAGGCTTTAACTGTTTATATTCCAGTTTAAATCTCAGCCTTGATTAGGCTCAGCAAGAATTTTAATAGTCCTCTAAAGAAAGGCTCTCGAGGAGCAAACATTATTTTGGTAACACCTGCATTCTGCACTAACATTCACAGTTCCTTCTACATTCAGaagaaatttcctttatttccatcATCATTTATCTCCAAGACCAGTTCATACTTTTATGAACTTTGGAATATTAGATGCtaacagctgaaaaattaaactACTTCCcaaagaaaggagaggaaaagtcAATGCCTGCTATGCAAGGgaagttgtttttttattgGAACCAAATGTCTTGAACTTTAAGTCAACATTTCAAAACCACCTCAGAGTTAGGCCTCAGAAAGGCTTTTCTAAGAGGACCAAATGCAGAATACTTTATTTGCAACTGTTCTAGTGCATCCTCATGTCCCACTTGGGAAAGCTCCAGAGTCTTTGTGCCACCAGGACACAAAACAACTCGTGGGACATCACGCAATTCCTGAGAGACAagcctgggagcaggctggagaggCATTCCTGATTTTAGCAGGAAGCTGATCCTTCCCTGGAAGTGGCAATCCTGACAAGTTTCTCCTGTTCCCTTACCACACAGAACAGTTATGGTGAGATGCAGCTCTTTCCACACAAAATACCAAAACCAACACAATACTGAAAATTGAGATGAGTGTAAACAGCCCAGTAAGAGGATTTTACctctatatttattttaacatgcCTTCACAGAACTAGCTTTCAGTAGCAACCAAAATGCTAATTTTCATGATGGAGAAACTGGGTCAAATTGCTACAGCTATGGAAgcacaacacaaaaaaacccagctttgaAATTAAGCAGTGAAAATTAACTTGGAAATCAATTCTTACAATCTCTTCAGCAAGGGGTTTTTAGGTAATCACCTCTGAAAAGCCAACAGGGTTattacaaaaagtaaaaaaaaacattatttactTCTCATACTCACTTCAGAAGCTCCAAAGTAATTGTTCCCCGAGGCTCTGCTTCTATACTCTTTCCCCAGAATTTTAGTTTGGGATAAATTGATCCATGAAATATGAAGTCCTTATTGAGGCCTTCAGAATAAAATGCACTAATAGGTGGGTGGTGGCTGACTTGTTCAGATATAAACCTAAATCCTAAGTCCTCCCtggcaacaacaaaaaaagagcattaaacagtaagcacatttttaatattgcaAGAGGAAAGAGctgatacttaaaaaaaaaagtgaagtattTTTAGATTAAACTGAAGGtgagactttttcttttctagttctGTGACACATTTACAATTAATGAAATGAAAGGATTTCTACTCTGAACACTTTCTTTTTATACCCCAAACCAGATTTCTACCCAGAAAAGCCTCTGAagaaatttcactgaaataactcatgaaaatacagaaaccCTTTGGGCAACATGAAAAGGTCTGACTGAAAATTCTCTACTGCAGACATATCACCCATTTATCTGAGGAAGCTCAAAGTCCTTCAGACTAATTTCTCTATCTGACATGATCaacaaaacaatatttaaattaattaatagtGTCTGCTCAGGAAGCATCTTTGGTGGAAGAACATGAACCAATTTTTCTCTAAGTAATTCAAATAATACTCTGCCTgaacctaaaaataaaattatttgcttttatagCAACTTCTCAGAAAATCTGAGATAGTTTGAGGAATAGAATTTTAGCTATACTCAGAAATCTACTTTAATGGTATTTTACTACAACCAGACCAGTGTGAGAGTCTGTTAACTCAAGAACacaaaacagccccagctcccaaatTAAAGTAATTACTACCTGATTAATTCATAGGTTTCTCCTAACAGTGGGTTAAATGGTTTGCCAGTTCTCTCCCACTGAGAAGCTACAGCAGAAACTGCAAAAGCAGCTACAGCCTGTAAGCAAATTAAGAACACATTGTTATGAGAACAGTGCACTGAAACTCTAAGTTTATTGTACTTTATTTGTTGCACATTACAGTATTTATTATTCCAAAAAGGAATTGCTTTATATTTCTTAAGGCAAAAACATTTGTAAGCCATAGAAGAAATGACAGAGAAGTGGAGAAATATAAGTACTTGttaaaaatctaatttccaACAGGAATTATTGTCTGTGGTAAGTTCTGCCAGATTATACTCTGCCTCACCTACTTCTACAAGATCAgcctgtttttttaaatctacttTTCCCCCAGCTTTGACTGCCCcccaccctcagctccctgggaacAGAGCCTCAGTCTCCTAGTGCCACCTAAGAACCATTTCTAGCACAGATGAGACTTCTTGAGCCAGGCCAGCAGGTTCAGGTGACActgaggagctcctgcaggctgggaaatggaggtttgGACCACAAAAACACAGGAGCCAAGATAAACCCTCCACTGCACTTCAGTAAAACCAGAGCTGTGAGCATCACCAGCATAACCTGATGCACACAGGTGTCACCATATTCACTGCCTTGGTGTGAGACCAAGGCAATAACAACCAGTTTGGGAGAAGAAAATCCAATAACAACCagttttggagaagaaaatggtAAATTTGTCTCTGTCACAAGAATTTTTCATCCGGGAACTTCAAAATCATGAGGTCACTCAACAAACCAATTTAGAATCACATAAAGCCAAGATTTCACCTTACAACACATAAAACCACAAGAAAAGTCACAGTTAAAGAAATGAGTTGAGATCCTTGGGCATGGTCAATTGTGGCACTTTCCTTTTAAACTCTGTGCATGCATGAAGTGTCAAAGTGTCACAAATATTTGACACAGCCACTATGAAAGAAAAACTCATCTAGACAGACAAACTGGGCATTCTTACTGTAGCCCCTGAGAAAGAGAAACACTCAAATGAGAAACTGTCTTAAAATCAaagactgggagaaaaaaaacttgtGAATTACCCAGAAGGTGGTGGGGATTCTTACCTGCATTCTTTCCAGGGGATCTGTGTGACTACAAGCCTTATTGATGAGGTATATATGCTCCATATATTCTGTTATCCTTTGAAGGAAACTCAAGGGCTCGTTGAAGACAATGGGCATTGTAATCTTGGACAGCTCCTACATAACCAAAGGGCAGGTTGATTTCTTAGACACAACACTAAGTAAACAACTGGCAACAGCaagaattttggaaaaaagttGTGGGTGAGTTTATTTATAGTATTTCTCAAAGGATATTTGGCTAGCCTGATGCAGACCTCCAAGTGGTACAGCTGAAAGGGGCTGGAAGCACTGCAGAACCCTACTTGCAATCTGAAATAACCACTTTAAACATTGATCCAGCTAACCTAATGAATTCACTGAGAATGTTactttctctgctgtgctctgtgtaaAGCAGAAGAGGTTAAAATTTCCCTGGGTAGCAGCAATAATGTGCcaaccagctctgtgctgatACTGAAGTGCCACACACTCCTTGGAAAACCTCACATGCTTATTTGCATAAAATCTATCTATTTCACTGCAGCaaccacaaattattttttgaaaggaACATTTACATAAAGAATAGCACTTGAATTGCTCTAACAGATTTTAGTGGTTTATTTAAGCAGCCTGTTATTTGTGTCAGACCGTTTCTGGTTCCCCCTTTGGATAAAGACAGACACGAAGTTCACACAGAGATCTCCAACTCCCCAGGTCTTTTACTACACCCTGCAAATTTGGCTGTTTAATTAAAGTTGCACTCAGGAGCATTAACACATCTATGTAAGTGCTTATAATTTGCCAGAAAGGAGAATGCCACCAGATTAAGTTAATGCAACATTTTCCTCACCTTGGCACaggcaagggaagaaaaatgttaacCTTAACTAACTTCAACTGATTTGGTCCAAGCAAAGGTTTGAGTAGATAGGTCACTCATCCCACCAAAAGGAGTTTTGAGAGAACAACTGTATCTCCTGGATGAcatgaattaataaaataaagtcCCAAATCACCTTTTGctgaataaagaataaaaagaaagagcaggTAAGAGAGCATTGTGTCAATCAAACATATTTGATTATATTTTAATGGCTTCATAGGTCTAGTTCTGAAGGACAGCTTCAGAAATGCCAATCCACATACTCTAACGCCTAAAGAAGATATGGAAATAGTActgttaataaataaatgttgaGATTTTGGGAGTTGCTGTTTCCtagtaaaaaaaggaaaatgcaccATATGTTACTTTGTGTCTTGATGTTTAAGCAATAAAATTAATCAGCTGACATTAGGAGACCTAACACAGATGCTTCATTCAAGCTAACTTACCAGtccaatgcatttttttaatatgctcCACACACTAAAATCACTCCTAGAAAACATTGGGGCAGGTAATGATGTCctgtaatgggaaaaaaaaaatccaactgtCATTATCAGCCCACTAAACAACAAGCCATTTTATTTGCTATTGAAGCAActtaaaaaggaagcaaagcatCACCAGACTTGGCACAGGAAGCAGACACATGAAATGACTTTCCAACCCCAGAGAATGATCTTCTCCCATGAGAACAGCAATGCCCCAGAAGGTGGGAGATGGGAGCTCCACTCccatctcctctgcagctctctgtgtttACCTGTGTCTCTTAATCCCATTTTCTTGTATCTCTGTTTCTCCATTATGCTTTTCAGTCCTATTGCTTTGGTGTGGCTCTAGATCAAGCATTTCTGGACCTTTATGATTTGCTTCTGAAAAGTCTCCTGAAGAATTGTCAGAATCAAAGCCTgtataaaaaccaaaatgcaacAGTTTTCTTAGGAGCCTTACCATGCCACAGAGTGCCACTCACATTTTGCAAGTGTCACACCTGAAGTATACTTAGACTAGGTTGGTTTATTTCAAAGAGTATCAGAGTGAAAACCCTTATTAAGTGACTTAATTTCCAGGAGTATTATGAGCCAACTATTGCATTAGAATCAAGAATTATCATTTTTCACACTGCTGAATAGAACAGTAATTTAGAATCTTAGAAGTTCTCAAGTAGCACCTAATCAGAttagctgcattttcttttttccagagctgcactgtaattacaataatttgtttcagttatgtagttttccttcaatttcataTAGACTAAAATGCTCTGTCTTCTGCCATTAACTTTTTCAGAAAGCAGTACTTCAACTTTATTTTAACCCCTCCaatggctgcttttgctgtatTAGAGGAATTCATGCAAGGCACACATTCCAGAAACAAAAAGCTGCACTTTTTTCAGGGATCAAGACCATGGCAATAACATCCAGAACTGCACCAGGAAGTCCCAGTGATATGATCTTATTTGGTAAACAGCAGGTGTAATGGGTGATGTCATGTCTTGTCCTGTCTCCTACATTTTGATGTCACAAGAATGTAATTACACAGCAATAACCACACCTTGGCACTCTTAGTACTCAACTGGGAAGCATGACAGTCACATATAGATTCAGGTCATTAAAATGAGGACTACCCTGAAACACCTGTCTTAAAAAAACCTTCAGTCAACtcacaacaaaatatttctgattttaaaatagcattttaaacCATATATTAGGTTTTTTGGAACTTGTTACAGTACACACAGCAAAATAACTTATTAGCTTAACTatcagttggaaaaaaaaaaagctttttggtACAATACCCTCACCCAAAAATCTGATCAAGATCACACAACAACAAGGAACAGCATCACTTCAGTGAGATTAACACACCTAAATGTAAAAGTAAAGCTTCACAACAGGAATAGTCCACTGGCTTATAGGGGGAATAGTTCTGGTAAATGTTACTGTGACTTCAGTTTTTATATTGCACCTGAAACCCTGAAAATCCTGTCAAATGGTCATTGTGTTATCCACATTAGTGTTTGTTTCCTATGATTCAGAATTGTTTTGTCCTGCTCCTGTAAAGCACAAGAGGAATTTAGAGGAATTTAGATTCAAGTGTGTATATTATTTATGGACAACAATATGTCattggtaaataaataaatgccaaTTCAAATGAGCGTCTTGCagacaaacaacaaaaattaaatccctGCTCCAGAAAAGGAAGTA is from Serinus canaria isolate serCan28SL12 chromosome 20, serCan2020, whole genome shotgun sequence and encodes:
- the OSBPL2 gene encoding oxysterol-binding protein-related protein 2, which translates into the protein MNSEEEFYDAVTGFDSDNSSGDFSEANHKGPEMLDLEPHQSNRTEKHNGETEIQENGIKRHRTSLPAPMFSRSDFSVWSILKKCIGLELSKITMPIVFNEPLSFLQRITEYMEHIYLINKACSHTDPLERMQAVAAFAVSAVASQWERTGKPFNPLLGETYELIREDLGFRFISEQVSHHPPISAFYSEGLNKDFIFHGSIYPKLKFWGKSIEAEPRGTITLELLKHNEAYTWTNPTCCVHNVIIGKLWLEQYGVVEIINHSTGDKCVLNFKPCGLFGKELHRVEGYIQDKHRKKLCVIYGKWTECLWCTDPTTYETYKKSEKRGSELKKKSNEEDIKSENDEADDMPEVQDTVQFIPGSKLLWRINSRPPNSSQMYNFTSFAVSLNELEKGMEAILAPTDCRLRPDIRNMENGNMDVASKEKERLEEKQRAARNERAKDEVEWHTRWFHQGTNPYTGTPDWLYSGGYFDRNFSDCPDIY